A single region of the Streptomyces sp. AM 4-1-1 genome encodes:
- the truB gene encoding tRNA pseudouridine(55) synthase TruB, whose translation MTERSRTPRARGANTAASDEGAAGVPDGLVIVDKPAGFTSHDVVAKMRGIARTRRVGHAGTLDPMATGVLVLGVEKATKLLGHLALTEKEYLGTIRLGQDTVTDDAEGEITSSTDASGVTREGIDAGVAALTGRIMQVPSKVSAIKIDGKRSYARVRGGEEFDIPARPVTISSFRVYDVRPAVAEDGTPVVDLVVSVVCSSGTYIRAIARDLGAGLGVGGHLTALRRTRVGPYGIDAAKSLDLHQRELTVMPVAEAAASAFPRWDVDEKRAKLLLNGVRVDMPGYPEGKPVAVFGPDGRFLVLVEDQRGKAKSLAVFA comes from the coding sequence ATGACAGAGCGGAGCAGGACGCCCCGGGCACGGGGCGCGAACACGGCGGCCTCGGACGAGGGCGCCGCGGGGGTGCCGGACGGCCTGGTCATCGTCGACAAGCCGGCCGGCTTCACCTCGCACGACGTGGTCGCCAAGATGCGCGGCATCGCCCGCACCCGGCGGGTCGGCCACGCCGGCACGCTGGACCCGATGGCGACCGGGGTACTCGTCCTCGGCGTGGAGAAGGCCACCAAGCTCCTCGGCCACCTCGCGCTGACCGAGAAGGAGTACCTGGGCACGATCCGGCTCGGCCAGGACACCGTCACCGACGACGCGGAGGGCGAGATCACCTCGTCCACCGACGCCTCCGGGGTGACGCGCGAGGGCATCGACGCCGGGGTCGCCGCACTGACCGGCCGGATCATGCAGGTCCCGTCGAAGGTCAGCGCCATCAAGATCGACGGCAAGCGGTCGTACGCCCGGGTCCGGGGCGGCGAGGAGTTCGACATCCCGGCCCGCCCGGTGACCATCTCGTCCTTCCGCGTCTACGACGTCCGCCCGGCGGTGGCGGAGGACGGGACCCCGGTCGTCGACCTCGTCGTCTCGGTCGTCTGCTCGTCCGGCACGTACATCCGCGCCATCGCCCGCGACCTGGGCGCCGGGCTCGGTGTCGGAGGACATCTGACCGCGCTGCGGCGCACCCGGGTCGGACCGTACGGGATCGACGCGGCGAAGTCGCTCGACCTGCACCAGCGGGAACTGACCGTGATGCCCGTCGCCGAGGCGGCCGCGTCGGCGTTCCCGCGCTGGGACGTCGACGAGAAGCGGGCCAAACTGCTGCTCAACGGGGTGCGGGTGGACATGCCCGGCTACCCGGAGGGCAAGCCGGTCGCGGTCTTCGGACCCGACGGCCGCTTCCTGGTCCTCGTCGAGGACCAGCGGGGCAAGGCCAAGAGCCTCGCCGTCTTCGCCTGA
- the rbfA gene encoding 30S ribosome-binding factor RbfA, with amino-acid sequence MTDNARARKLADRIQVVVAETLDRRIKDPRLGFVTITDARVTGDLREATVFYTVYGDDEERAASAAALESAKGVLRSEVGRQTGVRHTPSLAFVPDALPDNARTIEDLLDKARAKDAEVRQVSTGAKYAGDADPYRKPEDETDGTDENEAPASE; translated from the coding sequence GTGACCGACAACGCGCGGGCCCGCAAGCTGGCCGATCGGATCCAGGTCGTGGTCGCGGAGACCCTGGACCGGCGTATCAAAGACCCGCGGCTCGGATTCGTGACGATCACGGACGCCCGGGTCACCGGGGACCTGCGGGAGGCCACGGTCTTCTACACGGTCTACGGCGACGACGAGGAGCGGGCGGCCTCGGCCGCCGCGCTGGAGAGCGCCAAGGGCGTCCTCCGGTCCGAGGTGGGCCGGCAGACCGGGGTCCGCCACACGCCGTCCCTGGCCTTCGTCCCGGACGCCCTGCCGGACAACGCCCGCACCATCGAGGACCTTCTCGACAAGGCGCGGGCGAAGGACGCGGAGGTGCGCCAGGTGTCGACCGGTGCGAAGTACGCCGGTGACGCCGACCCGTACCGCAAGCCCGAGGACGAGACCGACGGGACCGACGAGAACGAAGCCCCGGCGTCCGAATGA
- a CDS encoding DUF503 domain-containing protein, whose product MYVGTLSFDLLLGDVRSLKEKRSVVRPIVAELQRKYAVSVAETGDQDLHRRAEIGLAMVSGETGHLSDVLDRCERMVAARPEVELLSVRRRLHSDED is encoded by the coding sequence ATGTATGTGGGGACGCTGTCCTTCGATCTGCTCCTCGGCGACGTACGTTCGTTGAAGGAGAAACGCTCCGTCGTACGTCCGATCGTCGCCGAGCTCCAGCGCAAGTACGCGGTGAGCGTGGCGGAGACGGGCGACCAGGACCTCCACCGCAGGGCCGAGATCGGCCTCGCGATGGTCTCCGGGGAGACCGGACACCTCTCGGACGTGCTGGACCGGTGCGAGCGCATGGTCGCGGCCCGTCCCGAGGTGGAGCTGCTGTCGGTTCGACGGCGGCTGCACAGCGACGAGGACTGA
- the nusA gene encoding transcription termination factor NusA, protein MDIDMSALRGLVREKEISFDLLVGAIESALLIAYHRTEGSHRRARVQLDRENGHVTVWAKEDPADLEEGQEPKEFDDTPSDFGRIAASTAKQVILQRLRDAEDDQTFGEYAGREGDVVTGVVQQGKDPKNVLVDIGRMEAMLPVQEQVPGEEYTHGLRLRSYVVRVAKGVRGPSVTLSRTHPNLVKKLFALEVPEIADGSVEIAAIAREAGHRTKMAVRSTRSGLNAKGACIGPMGGRVRNVMAELHGEKIDIVDWSDDPAEMVANALSPARVSAVDIVDLGARSARVVVPDYQLSLAIGKEGQNARLAARLTGWRIDIRPDTETDAERDTADRERAERARERAERN, encoded by the coding sequence GTGGACATCGACATGAGTGCCCTGCGGGGTCTGGTCCGCGAGAAGGAGATCTCCTTCGACCTGTTGGTCGGGGCGATCGAGTCGGCCCTCCTCATCGCCTACCACCGCACCGAGGGAAGCCACCGCCGGGCGCGGGTGCAGCTCGACCGTGAGAACGGCCATGTGACGGTGTGGGCGAAGGAGGACCCGGCCGACCTCGAAGAGGGCCAGGAGCCAAAGGAGTTCGACGACACCCCGTCGGACTTCGGCCGGATCGCGGCGAGCACCGCCAAGCAGGTCATCCTGCAACGGCTGCGCGACGCCGAGGACGACCAGACGTTCGGTGAGTACGCGGGCCGGGAGGGCGACGTCGTCACCGGCGTCGTCCAGCAGGGCAAGGACCCCAAGAACGTCCTCGTCGACATCGGCCGCATGGAGGCGATGCTGCCCGTCCAGGAGCAGGTGCCGGGCGAGGAGTACACCCATGGACTGCGGCTGCGCAGCTATGTCGTCCGGGTCGCCAAGGGCGTCCGCGGGCCGTCCGTGACACTGTCGCGTACCCACCCCAACCTGGTGAAGAAGCTCTTCGCGCTGGAGGTCCCGGAGATCGCCGACGGTTCCGTCGAGATCGCGGCCATCGCCCGCGAGGCCGGCCACCGCACGAAGATGGCCGTCCGTTCGACCCGTTCCGGGCTCAACGCCAAGGGCGCCTGCATCGGCCCGATGGGCGGCCGTGTGCGCAATGTCATGGCCGAGCTGCACGGTGAGAAGATCGACATCGTCGACTGGTCGGACGATCCGGCCGAGATGGTCGCCAACGCGCTGTCACCCGCACGGGTGAGCGCGGTCGACATCGTGGATCTCGGTGCCCGCTCCGCCAGGGTCGTCGTACCCGACTACCAGCTGTCGCTGGCGATCGGCAAGGAGGGGCAGAACGCCCGCCTCGCCGCCCGTCTCACCGGCTGGCGCATCGACATCCGCCCGGACACCGAGACCGACGCCGAGCGCGACACCGCCGACCGGGAGCGCGCCGAGCGGGCCCGGGAGCGGGCCGAGCGGAACTGA
- the infB gene encoding translation initiation factor IF-2 — translation MAKVRVYELAKEFGVESKVVMAKLQELGEFVRSASSTIEAPVVRKLTDALQGPGGNAGKSAAKPGAPRKAAPSKPAAPSPAASARPAAPKPGVPASKPAAPEAPSSAPAPTPAAGPRPGPKPAPKPAPVTPVPVAEFSAPEPAQPAAPQQQAPRPAGATPGPRPARPAPAGGQRDGGQRDGGRGGERPARPAGQGAPRPGGARPAGPRPGNNPFTSGGSTGMARPQAPRPGGGAPRPGGGQGGPGAPRPQGGPGGAPRPQGQGGARPTPGGMPRPQAPRPGGGPAGYRPNPGMMPQRPAAGPRPGGGPGGGRGPGAGGGGRPGGAGGGAGRPGGGGGFAGRPGGGGGGGGGFAGRPGGGGGGAGRPGGGGGFGGRPGFGGRPGGPGARGGTQGAFGRPGGPARRGRKSKRQRRQEYEAMQAPSVGGVMLPRGNGQAVRLSRGASLTDFAEKINANPASLVAVMMNLGEMVTATQSVSDETLKLLADEMNYVLEIVSPEEEDRELLESFDIEFGEDEGGEEALVSRPPVVTVMGHVDHGKTRLLDAIRKTNVIAGEAGGITQHIGAYQVSAEVNGEDRKITFIDTPGHEAFTAMRARGAKSTDIAILVVAANDGVMPQTIEALNHAKAADVPIVVAVNKIDVEGADPTKVRGQLTEFGLVAEEYGGDTMFVDISAKQSLNIEALLEAVVLTADASLDLRANPDQDAQGIAIESHLDRGRGAIATVLVQRGTLRVGDTMVVGDAYGRVRAMLDDKGGNVEEAGPSTPVLVLGLTNVPGAGDNFLVVDEDRTARQIAEKRAARERNANFARRGVRFSLENLDEALKAGLVQELNLIIKGDASGSVEALESSLLQLDVGEEVDIRVLHRGVGAVTESDINLATGSDAIVIGFNVRAAGRAAQMAEREGVDVRYYSVIYQAIEEIEAALKGMLKPEFEEVELGTAEIREVFRSSKLGNIAGVLVRSGEVKRNTKARLLRDGKVIAENLNISGLRRFKDDVTEIREGFEGGINLGNFNDIKIDDVIATYEMREKPRG, via the coding sequence GTGGCTAAGGTCCGGGTATACGAACTCGCCAAGGAGTTCGGCGTCGAGAGCAAGGTCGTCATGGCCAAGCTCCAAGAACTCGGTGAATTCGTCCGTTCGGCGTCCTCGACGATCGAGGCGCCGGTTGTACGCAAGTTGACTGACGCACTGCAGGGGCCCGGCGGCAACGCCGGCAAGTCCGCTGCCAAGCCCGGCGCGCCCCGCAAGGCCGCGCCCTCGAAGCCCGCGGCGCCCTCCCCGGCCGCCTCGGCACGTCCCGCTGCCCCGAAGCCCGGTGTCCCGGCCAGCAAGCCTGCCGCCCCCGAGGCCCCGAGCAGCGCCCCGGCTCCCACGCCGGCCGCGGGCCCCCGTCCGGGCCCGAAGCCCGCGCCCAAGCCCGCCCCGGTCACTCCGGTGCCCGTGGCCGAGTTCTCCGCTCCGGAGCCGGCCCAGCCGGCCGCTCCGCAGCAGCAGGCCCCGCGTCCCGCGGGTGCCACCCCCGGCCCCCGCCCCGCCCGTCCGGCCCCGGCCGGCGGTCAGCGCGACGGTGGCCAGCGCGACGGCGGCCGTGGCGGCGAGCGTCCGGCGCGTCCGGCCGGTCAGGGCGCCCCGCGCCCCGGCGGCGCGCGTCCGGCGGGTCCCCGTCCCGGCAACAACCCCTTCACCTCCGGCGGTTCCACCGGCATGGCGCGCCCCCAGGCGCCCCGTCCCGGCGGTGGCGCTCCGCGTCCCGGTGGTGGCCAGGGTGGTCCCGGCGCCCCGCGTCCGCAGGGCGGTCCCGGCGGCGCTCCGCGTCCCCAGGGTCAGGGCGGTGCCCGTCCGACTCCGGGCGGCATGCCCCGTCCGCAGGCTCCCCGTCCCGGCGGCGGTCCCGCCGGTTACCGTCCGAACCCGGGCATGATGCCGCAGCGTCCGGCCGCGGGTCCGCGTCCCGGCGGTGGCCCCGGCGGTGGCCGTGGTCCCGGTGCGGGCGGCGGCGGTCGTCCCGGCGGTGCCGGTGGCGGCGCCGGTCGTCCCGGTGGCGGCGGCGGCTTCGCCGGTCGTCCCGGTGGCGGCGGCGGTGGCGGCGGTGGCTTCGCCGGTCGTCCCGGTGGTGGCGGCGGCGGTGCCGGTCGTCCCGGTGGTGGCGGCGGTTTCGGCGGCCGTCCCGGCTTCGGTGGTCGTCCCGGTGGTCCAGGCGCCCGCGGTGGCACACAGGGCGCGTTCGGCCGTCCCGGCGGTCCCGCGCGTCGTGGTCGCAAGTCGAAGCGGCAGAGGCGCCAGGAGTACGAGGCCATGCAGGCCCCGTCGGTGGGCGGCGTCATGCTGCCCCGTGGCAACGGACAGGCCGTCCGGCTGTCGCGCGGTGCCTCCCTGACCGACTTCGCGGAGAAGATCAACGCCAACCCGGCGTCGCTCGTCGCCGTGATGATGAACCTCGGCGAGATGGTCACCGCCACGCAGTCCGTCTCCGACGAGACGCTGAAGCTCCTCGCGGACGAGATGAACTACGTCCTGGAGATCGTCAGCCCGGAGGAGGAGGACCGCGAGCTGCTGGAGTCCTTCGACATCGAGTTCGGCGAGGACGAGGGCGGCGAAGAGGCCCTGGTCTCCCGTCCGCCGGTGGTGACCGTCATGGGTCACGTCGACCACGGAAAGACCCGCCTGCTGGACGCGATCCGCAAGACGAACGTCATCGCGGGCGAGGCCGGCGGCATCACGCAGCACATCGGTGCGTACCAGGTCTCCGCCGAGGTCAATGGCGAGGACCGCAAGATCACCTTCATCGACACCCCGGGCCACGAGGCGTTCACCGCCATGCGTGCCCGTGGTGCCAAGTCGACCGACATCGCGATCCTCGTGGTGGCGGCGAACGACGGTGTGATGCCCCAGACGATCGAGGCGCTGAACCACGCCAAGGCGGCCGATGTGCCGATCGTGGTCGCGGTCAACAAGATCGACGTCGAGGGTGCCGACCCGACCAAGGTGCGCGGTCAGCTCACCGAGTTCGGGCTGGTGGCCGAGGAGTACGGCGGCGACACGATGTTCGTCGACATCTCCGCCAAGCAGAGCCTCAACATCGAGGCTCTCCTGGAGGCCGTCGTCCTCACCGCCGACGCCTCGCTCGACCTGCGGGCCAACCCGGACCAGGACGCGCAGGGCATCGCGATCGAGTCCCACCTCGACCGCGGCCGGGGCGCCATCGCCACGGTGCTCGTCCAGCGCGGAACGCTCCGCGTCGGTGACACGATGGTCGTCGGTGACGCCTACGGCCGAGTCCGCGCCATGCTCGACGACAAGGGCGGCAACGTCGAGGAAGCGGGTCCTTCGACCCCCGTCCTCGTACTGGGTCTCACCAACGTCCCGGGCGCCGGCGACAACTTCCTGGTGGTGGACGAGGACCGTACGGCCCGTCAGATCGCCGAGAAGCGTGCCGCTCGTGAGCGCAACGCCAACTTCGCCCGCAGGGGTGTCCGGTTCTCCCTGGAGAACCTGGACGAGGCGCTCAAGGCCGGTCTGGTCCAGGAACTCAACCTCATCATCAAGGGCGACGCGTCCGGTTCGGTGGAGGCCCTCGAGTCCTCGCTGCTCCAGCTCGACGTCGGCGAAGAGGTCGACATCCGGGTCCTGCACCGCGGTGTGGGTGCGGTCACCGAGTCGGACATCAACCTGGCGACCGGCTCCGACGCCATCGTGATCGGCTTCAACGTGCGCGCCGCGGGGCGTGCCGCGCAGATGGCCGAGCGCGAGGGTGTGGACGTCCGGTACTACTCGGTCATCTACCAGGCGATCGAAGAGATCGAAGCGGCCCTCAAGGGCATGCTCAAGCCGGAGTTCGAAGAGGTCGAGCTGGGTACGGCGGAGATCCGCGAGGTCTTCCGTTCGTCCAAGCTGGGCAACATCGCCGGTGTGCTGGTCCGGTCCGGCGAGGTCAAGCGCAACACCAAGGCGCGCCTGCTCCGCGACGGCAAGGTCATCGCGGAGAACCTCAACATCTCCGGTCTGCGCCGCTTCAAGGACGACGTCACCGAGATCCGCGAAGGCTTCGAGGGCGGTATCAACCTCGGAAACTTCAACGACATCAAGATCGACGACGTCATCGCGACGTACGAGATGCGCGAGAAGCCGCGAGGCTGA
- a CDS encoding YlxR family protein yields the protein MSGRTQALVCPERTCVGCRERAAKSELLRIVVDGNECVPDPRGTLPGRGAYIHPASDCLDLAVRRRAFPRAFKAQGPFDSTALQRFVGRTGP from the coding sequence GTGTCTGGCCGGACGCAAGCCCTGGTTTGCCCCGAGCGAACCTGCGTGGGATGCCGGGAGCGAGCGGCCAAGAGTGAGCTGCTGCGCATCGTGGTGGACGGGAACGAGTGTGTACCCGACCCACGCGGTACGCTGCCCGGCCGGGGTGCGTACATCCACCCCGCCTCCGACTGTCTCGACCTGGCGGTTCGCCGCCGGGCCTTCCCCCGGGCCTTCAAGGCCCAGGGGCCGTTCGATTCCACCGCGTTGCAGCGGTTCGTCGGGCGGACGGGACCGTAG